The Homo sapiens chromosome 15 unlocalized genomic scaffold, GRCh38.p14 Primary Assembly HSCHR15_RANDOM_CTG1 genome has a window encoding:
- the LOC102723532 gene encoding olfactory receptor 4N4, translating into MKIANNTVVTEFILLGLTQSQDIQLLVFVLILIFYLIILPGNFLIIFTIRSDPGLTAPLYFFLGNLAFLDASYSFIVAPRMLVDFFSEKKVISYRGCITQLFFLHFLGGGEGLLLVVMAFDRYIAICRPLHCSTVMNPRACYAMMLALWLGGFVHSIIQVVLILRLPFCGPNQLDNFFCDVRQVIKLACTDMFVVELLMVFNSGLMTLLCFLGLLASYAVILCHVRRAASEGKNKAMSMCTTRVIIILLMFGPAIFIYMCPFRALPADKMVSLFHTVIFPLMNPMIYTLRNQEVKTSMKRLLSRHVVCQVDFIIRN; encoded by the coding sequence ATGAAGATAGCAAACAACACAGTAGTGACAGAATTTATCCTCCTTGGTCTGACTCAGTCTCAAGATATTCAGCTCTTGGTCTTTGTGCTGATCTTAATTTTCTACCTTATCATCCTCCCTGgaaattttctcattattttcaccATAAGGTCAGACCCTGGGCTCACAGCCcccctctatttctttctgggCAACTTGGCCTTCCTGGATGCATCCTACTCCTTCATTGTGGCTCCCAGGATGTTGGTGGACTTCTTCTCTGAGAAGAAGGTAATCTCCTACAGAGGCTGCATCACTCAGCTCTTTTTCTTGCACTTccttggaggaggggagggattACTCCTTGTTGTGATGGCCTTTGACCGCTACATCGCCATCTGCCGGCCTCTGCACTGTTCAACTGTCATGAACCCTAGAGCCTGCTATGCAATGATGTTGGCTCTGTGGCTTGGGGGTTTTGTCCACTCCATTATCCAGGTGGTCCTCATCCTCCGCTTGCCTTTTTGTGGCCCAAACCAGCTGGACAACTTCTTCTGTGATGTCCGACAGGTCATCAAGCTGGCTTGCACCGACATGTTTGTGGTGGAGCTTCTGATGGTCTTCAACAGTGGCCTGATGACACTCCTGTGCTTTCTGGGGCTTCTGGCTTCCTATGCAGTCATCCTCTGCCATGTTCGTAGGGCAGCTTCTGAAGGGAAGAACAAGGCCATGTCCATGTGCACCACTCGTGTCATTATTATACTTCTTATGTTTGGACCTGCTATCTTCATCTACATGTGCCCTTTCAGGGCCTTACCAGCTGACAAGATGGTTTCTCTCTTTCACACAGTGATCTTTCCATTGATGAATCCTATGATTTATACCCTTCGCAACCAGGAAGTGAAAACTTCCATGAAGAGGTTATTGAGTCGACATGTAGTCTGTCAAGTGGATTTTATAATAAGAAACTGA